AAAAAACTGGTTTCCCGATTGGCGGAGTGCCGGCTTTTGGCCACAAAACCTCGATTAAATACGTTTTTCTTGATAAAGATTTAAGCCGATACGAAAAAGTCTGGTCTGCGGCTGGCACGCCTTTTGCTATTTTTGAGATTTTAACAAAAGATTTAATTAGATTAGCTAGAGCAAAAGTTGCTGATATAAAAGTGATATAATATAAACAACATGAAGACGAAACAACAACTTAAAAAATACTTAAAACAACTCAATCCTGCTGGATTAAAAAACGCTAGGGTGACTAAGCAAATCAATCCGGAGAGAGCCAGTTATTTTACCTGGTTAGTTTATGATAAAGGTAAAAAATATCTAGTTAAAATTGCTAAACCTGATTTTGATAAAAAAGAAGCAATTGTCTTAGAATACAGTCTTCTTAAACACTTACAAAAAACCACGATTGCTCCAAAAGCATACTGGCTTGATCCGTCTCATTATCTAATTATTGAAGACTATCTAGAAGGTAAATGGCCGCATTCAGATCCGAAAAAAGAACCATCAGAAAAAGTTATTAAAGCAATGGCAAAGACTTTAGCCAGACTCCATAAAATTAAACCACCAAAAGAAATTGCTTTAAAACAACAGTCTTATCCCAAACCAGACGATTTTGAAAGAAAAATCAGAGAAATCGACAAGGGGAAATATGCTAAACCAATTCTGGATAAAACCGGATTTATAAAATTCGTTCCCCGAATAAAAAGATTTTTAAGCTTTGCTGAAAAAGCTTCACGCAGAAAACGCCAGGTTCTACTGCACAACAATACTTATTTGGTCAATTTTCTAATAGACAAGCAAAACAAGGCTCGGCTAATTGATTTTAAGGCAGCGGCAATTGGCGAACCAAGCTTTGATTTTGGTAATATTTTTGTCTGGATTGGCTGGAGAAAACCGGGTTATTATGAAAAATATAAAAATGTTTTCTTAAGAGAATACCAGCGTTATCATAAATATCCCGGCTTAGCTAAACTTTTTTCAATCCAGATGCTGGAAAGGGATGTTGCCTCTTTTACTTCAGAGCTAAAAATTGCCAATCAAATGAAAGTAAAATCAGCTGCGGTAAAATATCTAAAAAGCGCTAAGCCGGAGTGGCGTGTCGAACTAATCAAAAAACAACTTGAAGATTTCGGATTTTAAATTTTCATTATGAGCCAGAGACTTCCAGTGAGTGTATCTGCCGCGGTATTTATTGAAGATGACAAGGGAAGATTACTTCTTGTTCAGCAAGCCGCACCAGAGAAGGGAAATAAGTGGGGTCCGCCAGCTGGAGGAATGGAAGCTTTTGAAGATCCGCTTCAGGCTGCTAAGCGCGAAATTAGAGAAGAAATCGGAGTTGAGATAGAACTAATCAATTTAATTGGTATATATGTGGTTGAACGGGGAGAAGAATCCTTGGGCATAGGTTTTGTTTTTCGCGGCCGGATTGTAAATGGGACTATAACTCCTCGCCCTGATGAGATAAAAGATTATCGTTTTTTTGATAAAGAGGAACTTGATGAGCTGATTTCAATGCGGAGGGGTGAACTATACAAACCTGAATATAATTTATCTGGGATTAATGATTGGCTCAATGGTTCTTCGTATCCGCTTGAGGTAATTAAAAAGGTTAACAGACTCTTAAATTAAGACTTAAGAAGTATTTATATGACAATAACGTGCCAAAAATTAGCTGAAACTTCAGTACGAGGATGATTACTAGAAACCAAGCATTGGCTTTAATTCGCGAACACGTTAAAAATGAAAATATAGTCAAGCATATGCTCGCTGTTGAGGCGCTGATGGCCGGAGTTTATGACGAACTAAAAAACCGCGGCAGAACTGAACAAGAATTAGGCGGAACCAGAGAAGAATGGATGATGGCAGGATTGCTTCATGACGGTGATTACTGCGACGAGGTGCCAATGGCAGAGCAAGGAATCAAGATTACTCAATGGGCGCGTGAAAAAGGATATGAGATTCCAGAAAATGTCGCCCAGGCAATGGCGGCTCATAATTGGGATAATACCGGCGTTGAACCTAAAACTCTGATGGATTGGGCAATTTTTTGCGGCGATTCATTAACCGGTTTGATAGTTGCCGCAGCTTTAGTTCTGCCGTCTAAAAAAATCAATGATTTAACTGTTGAATCAGTTTTAAAGCGATTCAAAGAGCCGTCTTTTGCTCGCGGCACCAGAAGAGAAGAGATAAAAATGTGTCAAGAAAAACTTGACTTAACTCTTGAAGAATTTATCGGTATTGCTTTAAAATCAATGCAGATAATTGCCGATGATTTGGGATTATAAATCTTCTATGAAAAAACAGCCGTTTTTTTCTATCATTACCTGCGCCAAAAACAGCGAAAAATATCTGAAAGAATGCTTGGATTCTGTCGCCAAACAAACTTGGCGAGATTTTGAACATATTTTTATTGACGGGTATTCAATTGATAAAACTTTAGAAATTGTCAGCCAATATCAAAAAGAAAATCCCGACATCGCAATTAAACTAATCCAAGCAAAACCCAGAGGCATTGCTAATGCGATGAATCTGGGCGTTAAAAACTCGCGCGGAAAAATAATCCACGTTCTTCATTCCGATGATTATTATTATTCAGAAAAAAGCCTTCAAATCGCAGCTTATTATTTTCAAAAAAACAGCCAGACTAACTGGCTGGTTGGCAACAATATAGTCAGAATAAAAAACAAGGAGTTTGTTTGGGGTTGGTCAGAAATTTTACAAAAGCTTTACACTTTAAGTTCAATTTTTTACCATCCAAATATCTTTATGAAAAAGCAGATTTTTGATAACTGCGGGTTTTTTAATGAAACTTATAAAATTTGCATGGATTATGAGCATTGTTTGAGGGTTCTTAAACTTGAAAAACCAAGATTTGTCAGAGAAAACTTAGCTGTTTTCCGAATCCACAAACACAGCGCTTCTTCAGGGACAAATCCGAAAAACAAATTAATAATCATAAAAGAAAGGTTCAGAGCCGAGGCGGAAAATTCAGACACAATTAAAAAACCGCTGATGTTTTTGAAAAAAGAGTTAGCCAATTTTAAAAAATAAGCATTTTATTGTAAAAACCCGAAAAAATGGTAAAATTTAAGGATAAAATTAAGAATTAAATTAAAATGTTTAACGTCTTTAGAAAACAAGCAGAAACTCCGAGAATCCAAGAACTGGGTATAGAGATAGACTTGGATAAAGTATTAGAGGCGATCAAAAATGTTGGGCCAATTGAAATACAACCAGGTACTGGTTTATACAATTTTTTGCAAATCTTCAGAGGAGCAATATTAGATTATCCTCGCTGGATGGAAATCCCCAATAATCCCGGAAATATCTTTTTAAGATACCTTAATTACATAACAAACAATAGATTAGGAAAAAGACTAAAACAAATGCTTGAAAATAACGAAGATCCTGAAACAGTTAGCCAAGAATTGGGAGAGGATAAGGAAATTCTATCTGCCATAGCCCAATTTAACGCTGAATACAAAAAGTTCATGGAAGTAGGTAAAAGGAAATACGAAGAAGATTTATTAAAAATATAAAGCCCGTTTGTCACTTTATCCCGCCTCACAGCTTAATCGGTAAATCCGTCAGCTGACGGATTTTTAGAGCAGTTAAACTGGCCATTGGAAATTGGAAATTAGGAATTGGAAATTTTCAGTTATCCCCCCATAGCTCAATTGGTAGAGCAACAGCCTTTTAAGCTGGTGGTTGAAGGTTCGAGTCCTTCTGGGGGGACACGAACATAGTGAGTGTCCCCACAGAGCAAGCAAACTGCTT
This Patescibacteria group bacterium DNA region includes the following protein-coding sequences:
- a CDS encoding glycosyltransferase, whose product is MKKQPFFSIITCAKNSEKYLKECLDSVAKQTWRDFEHIFIDGYSIDKTLEIVSQYQKENPDIAIKLIQAKPRGIANAMNLGVKNSRGKIIHVLHSDDYYYSEKSLQIAAYYFQKNSQTNWLVGNNIVRIKNKEFVWGWSEILQKLYTLSSIFYHPNIFMKKQIFDNCGFFNETYKICMDYEHCLRVLKLEKPRFVRENLAVFRIHKHSASSGTNPKNKLIIIKERFRAEAENSDTIKKPLMFLKKELANFKK
- a CDS encoding phosphotransferase — its product is MKTKQQLKKYLKQLNPAGLKNARVTKQINPERASYFTWLVYDKGKKYLVKIAKPDFDKKEAIVLEYSLLKHLQKTTIAPKAYWLDPSHYLIIEDYLEGKWPHSDPKKEPSEKVIKAMAKTLARLHKIKPPKEIALKQQSYPKPDDFERKIREIDKGKYAKPILDKTGFIKFVPRIKRFLSFAEKASRRKRQVLLHNNTYLVNFLIDKQNKARLIDFKAAAIGEPSFDFGNIFVWIGWRKPGYYEKYKNVFLREYQRYHKYPGLAKLFSIQMLERDVASFTSELKIANQMKVKSAAVKYLKSAKPEWRVELIKKQLEDFGF
- a CDS encoding YbaK/EbsC family protein encodes the protein KTGFPIGGVPAFGHKTSIKYVFLDKDLSRYEKVWSAAGTPFAIFEILTKDLIRLARAKVADIKVI
- a CDS encoding phosphohydrolase yields the protein MITRNQALALIREHVKNENIVKHMLAVEALMAGVYDELKNRGRTEQELGGTREEWMMAGLLHDGDYCDEVPMAEQGIKITQWAREKGYEIPENVAQAMAAHNWDNTGVEPKTLMDWAIFCGDSLTGLIVAAALVLPSKKINDLTVESVLKRFKEPSFARGTRREEIKMCQEKLDLTLEEFIGIALKSMQIIADDLGL
- a CDS encoding NUDIX hydrolase, producing the protein MSQRLPVSVSAAVFIEDDKGRLLLVQQAAPEKGNKWGPPAGGMEAFEDPLQAAKREIREEIGVEIELINLIGIYVVERGEESLGIGFVFRGRIVNGTITPRPDEIKDYRFFDKEELDELISMRRGELYKPEYNLSGINDWLNGSSYPLEVIKKVNRLLN